The sequence TAGTTGGATCACCCCTGTGCCTGGTGGTGTTGGGCCAATGACAGTGGCTACACTAATGCAAAATACCTTACAAGCTTGTGAGGAATATCATGATATTCAGAATACTAACTAATAGGCAATAAAATGGAAATTTTTCATCTTGAGGGCCACCCCTATATTAAATTATGTGATTTATTAAAATTGCAAGGTTGGGTCGAAAGTGGAGCCGCAGCCAAAGCGCTTATCGCCCAAGGTGAGGTAAAAGTTGATGGTGAAGTTGAAACCCGCAAACGCTGTAAAATTAGCAAAAATAATATTGTCACTTTAGCTAATAACTGCGTCATAGTTAAAGAGTAATCATCAATTATAAAAAACATCTAACAATGCCCCTAGTAACGGGGCTAAATTTTTGCTCAATTTTCACTCGTTTTTAAATGATAACTTGCTGCTTTATTAAGCTAATAAATGAATATTTTATAATTTTATTCTTATTAGGTAACAATAGTAATATTCTCTTCTGTCTCTGGAGCAGAAATTATTCTGGCTAAACTTTCTAATGTTTTAAAGGTACAAGAACATCTTATGTTTTGACATTGATAATAAGATTCCTTCGTTTTGTTAGTTAAGTAACGGCTCGTTCTAGTATGAGCGTTATTTTTACGAACTGGGCAACGCATCATATACACCTCCTAAAACTTAAGATTGAATAATTTATATAGAGGTAAAATGATCTGTTTTCTTTATAACTCCCTACCTTTTACTTCAGTATTAACATTATTCAAACCAATATCCATTGAAAAATGGAACATCAGTTCGTTATACCAAGGTTAGT is a genomic window of Arsenophonus apicola containing:
- a CDS encoding ogr/Delta-like zinc finger family protein, encoding MMRCPVRKNNAHTRTSRYLTNKTKESYYQCQNIRCSCTFKTLESLARIISAPETEENITIVT
- the ybcJ gene encoding ribosome-associated protein YbcJ, which produces MEIFHLEGHPYIKLCDLLKLQGWVESGAAAKALIAQGEVKVDGEVETRKRCKISKNNIVTLANNCVIVKE